The following proteins are co-located in the Hemicordylus capensis ecotype Gifberg chromosome 11, rHemCap1.1.pri, whole genome shotgun sequence genome:
- the TENT5D gene encoding terminal nucleotidyltransferase 5D, whose amino-acid sequence MMTEGLDQRFSRLTWEQIKILDKVLTEVIPIHGRGNFPTLEVKPKDIIHLVKEQLIKKQIIFRDIRLNGSTASHILVTQNGTSYKDLDIIFGVELPSEQEFQVVKEAVLNCLLDFLPKCVNKEKITAQTMKDAYVQKMVKVSTDHDRWSLISLSNNSGKNVELKFVNSLRRQFEFSVDSFQIILDSMLNIYSNGDGQLSEDSHPSVIAESMYGDFNAAMDHLKYKLIATRNPEEIRGGGLLKYSNLLVRDFKPADEVEIKSLERYMCSRFFIDFPDVTEQQQKIESYLRNHFIGEEKSKYDYLMTLRGVVNESTVCLMGHERRQTLNMITILALKVLGEQNIIPNAANVTCYYQPAPYISDRNFNNYYIAHGQPPVIYQPYSFHIRMQSGMV is encoded by the coding sequence ATGATGACTGAGGGTTTAGATCAGAGATTCAGTCGTCTCACCTGGGAACAGATTAAAATACTGGATAAAGTGCTGACCGAGGTGATCCCCATTCATGGAAGAGGGAATTTTCCGACGCTGGAGGTGAAGCCAAAGGACATCATCCACTTGGTCAAGGAGCAGCTGATCAAGAAGCAAATCATTTTCCGAGACATCCGCCTGAATGGCTCCACTGCAAGTCATATCCTTGTTACCCAAAATGGGACCAGCTACAAGGACCTGGACATCATCTTTGGTGTTGAGCTCCCAAGCGAGCAAGAATTTCAGGTGGTGAAGGAGGCTGTCTTGAATTGCCTCCTGGACTTCTTACCAAAATGCGTCAACAAGGAGAAGATCACAGCACAGACCATGAAAGACGCCTACGTGCAAAAGATGGTGAAAGTGTCCACAGATCACGATCGCTGGAGCCTCATCTCACTGTCCAACAACAGCGGCAAGAACGTCGAGCTGAAATTCGTCAACTCTCTCCGAAGGCAGTTTGAGTTCAGTGTTGATTCCTTCCAAATCATCCTGGACTCTATGCTGAACATTTACAGCAATGGAGACGGCCAGCTCTCTGAAGACTCCCACCCGTCTGTGATTGCAGAAAGCATGTATGGAGACTTCAATGCTGCAATGGACCACTTGAAATACAAACTGATCGCTACCAGGAACCCTGAAGAAATCCGCGGTGGAGGCCTGTTGAAGTATAGCAACCTTCTGGTTCGGGATTTCAAGCCCGCCGATGAGGTGGAGATCAAATCTCTGGAACGTTACATGTGTTCCAGGTTCTTCATCGATTTCCCCGACGTCACCGAACAGCAGCAGAAAATTGAGTCGTACCTGCGGAACCACTTTATTGGGGAAGAGAAGAGTAAGTATGACTACCTGATGACGCTGCGTGGGGTTGTGAACGAGAGCACCGTTTGCCTCATGGGGCACGAGCGACGGCAGACGCTGAACATGATTACGATCCTAGCGCTCAAAGTGCTGGGAGAACAGAATATCATCCCCAATGCAGCCAACGTAACGTGCTACTATCAGCCTGCTCCGTATATCAGCGACAGGAACTTCAACAATTATTATATTGCTCATGGACAACCACCCGTTATCTACCAGCCATACTCCTTTCACATACGCATGCAGAGTGGCATGGTGTAG